The sequence AATATACCATGGACAGTATTGGGCCTGAAAAATTTAAGGCTTTGTTAGAGAAGCGCCTTGGTTATACGTTAGACAAAACCAGAAAGTTTAAATTTAAAAGCAACGGCGATTTTTTTGGCTGGAAGAAGGCCAAAAGCGGAAAATGGTTTCTTGGTTTGTACATAGAGCACGGAAGGGTAAAAGATGAACCGGAATATCGTTTAAAAACAGGGTTAAGAAAAATTGCAGACCTCAATAAATGCGATTTTAGGCTAACCGGAAATCAAGGCCTGGTATTAGGAGCAATTAAAGAAGAAGATAAAAAAGAAATAGCTGCCCTTTTAAAGGAATACAATATTTGGCCTAAGGAAAATATCAGTGGAGCAAGGCAGCATGCCATAGCCTGTGTAGCACTCAACACTTGTGCCATGGCTTTTGCCGAAGCAGAGCGGTACCTGCCTTCGCTGATGGAAAAGATAGAGCTAATATTGGCTCAGTGTAACCTGACACATGACGACCTGCTGATACGAATGACGGGGTGTCCTAATGGCTGCGGACGTCCTTTCTTGGGAGAGATAGGACTTGTAGGACGTTCTTTAGGAAAATACAACATGTATCTTGGGGCAGGTTTTGCCGGCGACAGACTCAATACATTGTACAAGCAAACACTGGGTGAACAGGAAATATTGGAGGAGCTGAAAGTGCTGCTGCCCCGCTATGCCCAAGAAAGAAACGATGGTGAAAGGTTTGGCGATTTCGTGGTTAGGGCAGGAATCGTAAAGCCCGAAAAAGAAATTAATTTCATAGTCCCTTTTCAATAATATACTGTCATTTACGCTAACGTTTGAGTGAAATAGTAATTAAATAAAACTTTATATGATTTCAGATGAAAGAAAAACGATATAGAACCTTACTAAAAACAATTTCGTGGAGGTTGACCGGAACCATGGATACCTTTTTAATTTCTTACTTAATTACAGGCAAAGTAGGATTGGCACTTTCTATTAGTGGGGTAGAGGTGTTTACCAAAATGATATTGTATTATTTTCACGAAAGGACATGGAACAGAGTAAAATACGGAAAAGAAAAACTCTCCCGTCCTGAATATTATATTTAAACTTATAATCATGATGTTTCTACCATTATCCATAAGCGTTAGCGGCCAGCAAATACTGATTGTGGGAGGCGGAAAGGTGGCCCTTAACAAAGTAAGGAGGCTTAAGCGTTTTGTAAATAATTTTAAAGTTATTGCCCCGGAAATAGCTGAAGAGCTAAAAAATATGGAAGGTGTTGTTTGCATCGAGAGGAAATATAGCCATAAAGACTTATCGGATCACCTGCTGGTTTATGCAGCTACCAACAACCATAAGTTAAACCACCAAATACAAGCAGATGCTAAAAGGTACCGGTGCCTGGTCAATGTGGTTGATGACCCGGGTTACAGCGATTTTGTTTCTCCTGCCATATACCAAATGGGTGAAATGACAGTGGCAGTTGGTTCAAACGGTAAAAACGTAGATGCGTCCATTCTTTTACGTGATAAAATTAAAGCTTTCTTACAGCACAATTGAGCGGAATTTAATGGCGTGTTTCGTCATATCTAAAAATTAAAAACAATGGCAGAGATTAGGATAATAATAGACCACAAACATCATAAGCATATTTGCATGGGTGATATTAGCGAAGCGCTAGTACAAAATGGGATTAATGCAAGATTCAACTTTACGGATGTGGAAGGAGGTCGAGTTTCCCATGTGATGGAGCAGATCCTTATTTCGGATAAGGCAGAAGCTTATGTATTACCTGCAAAAAAAATACCTTACCCCCTGAATACCCAACTGGAAGTACTGGCCTTGTTGCCTATTACGGAAAAGCAGAACAAAACAGATTATCCTTTATTCGAAAATGATTTGAAAAAAAATCCGCTTGAGGATTATTTGGCTGTAGTGGGTAAAAAGGGAATGCCTGAAATAAAAAAATGCTTGGAGCAAATGGATGTTAGAGCCAGATGGGGTAAGGTGATATTGGCTGGGTTTGGGCCCGGTGATCATGATCTAATTACAAAAAAGGCCGCCTTCCATCTGGAGTGTTGCGATGTTATTTTTTACGACGACTTGGTTGACGAGGTTTTTTTACATGGATTTGAAGCCGAAAAAATTTATGTGGGTAAACGAAAGGGTAAGCATAAGTTCGATCAGGAGATAATTAATGAATGGATGTACCAGGAGGCGATTAAAGGCAAAAATGTGGTGCGGGTTAAAGGAGGCGATCCTTTAATTTTTGGCAGAGGTGCCGAGGAGTATCATTATTTGCAGAGCCGATTAGTGCAAGCCACTATAATACCGGGCATATCAAGTGCGTTTGCAGCCGCTGCACAGGCCGTGATCCCTTTTACCGAGCGTTCCTTGTCCTCATCGGTGGCTTTGCTTTCGGGGCACGATATGCACAAGCTAAAAATACCCAAGGCAGATACGCTGGTATTTTATATGGGTGCTTCCAATCAAAAGGAATTAGCACAGGAAATCATCGCGCAAGGCTGGTCGGAAGGTACACCTGTGGGTGTGGTATATAATGTGAGTAACCCCAATCAGCAAATTTACCGCGGAACACTGGGGGATATGATGATTAATGGTTCAGGTTTGCCTTCGCCGGCCATTATTATTGTAGGGAGAACTGCCGGCACCTATTCAAGCCCCAATCAAAAATGGCTGTACACAGGGGCTGCGCTGGAAGAAACGAATTTAAAACCGGATATGATCCATACCCCCTTGATTTCCATAGTATCTAATCCGATGGATGTAGATATTAAATGGTGTTTGGCTCATATTTCATCTTACAATAGAATAATTTTCACAAGTAGATATGCCGTCCGTCATTTTTACGACAAATTGTGCCACGCAGGCAAAGATGTGCGCGACTTACATGGTGTCCGGATTGATTCCATAGGGAAAACCACCTCAAAAGCTTTAAAAGAAATAGGGCTAATGGTTAAACCGTTATCGGTAAATGAGTCGATTGAAGGGATGTTGAAGGTTTATCGTGAAACAGGACTCACAGCCGAAAATGTTCTTCTACCCGGTTCTAAGCAATCTACAGGGCTGCTTCAAAAAGAATTGTGCCGTTTAGGTAATAAAGCGCATGCCCTTAAGGTGTACAAAGTGGTGAAAAACAAAGCTATTATCAGGCAAAATTTGATGCGCTTCCATGGCATAGTGTTTTCATCACCTGCAACAGTAGAAGCTTTTATCGCGATATATGGTAGTATACCCTCACATTTGCAACTTAAATGCATTGGCCAACAAACAAAAGATATGCTTCGAAAATCACAGATGGGGGAAGTTAAAATAGAAGTAGAAAAAAGGGGCTGTGCAGTATAAAACCCTAAAAAGCCAGCGGTATAATACAAAAGGTGCAAACAAGCGTTGCACCTTTTGTATTCATATCTTAAACCCAAACAAATAAATGTGGTTTGAATTAGCATGCAATACCATCTAACTATACAAGTATCAAACGGATTGTAAGCTCTATTGGGTTACGAACGATCCGGCATTCACTGCTCCATATTAAACCTTCTTCACACGTACGGCATTCATTCCTTTCAATCCTCTTTCAAGCTCAAAGTTTACTTTGTTGCCTTCTTCTATCTTATCCAGTAGGCCATGCACATGTACAAAGAATTTTTCCTGTGTATCCAAATCTTTAATAAATCCGTATCCTTTGTCGTCATTGAAAAACTCAACCCGTCCGGTACGGATAGGCTCTTCGATATCCTCTTTTTTAGGAACCGAAATTTCTATGTTTTCTGCTTTAATCTTTGTTTTCTTGGTTAAATCGGGTGGTGTGTCAACAATGCGTCCGTTTTCGTCCACGTAGGCAATCATCGAATCTAAGCTTCCATCCGAGGTGCTGGATTTTCGCATGTCCTTGCGCTTCGCCTTATCCTGGCGTTTTTTCATTCTTTTTTGTTCTTTTTCTTTTTTGCCAAAGGTTTCTTGAGATCTCCCCATTCATATAATTTTAATGATAATTACTACAATAACCAGAAACAAATACGCTGAATAAAGTGGACAAACAAGCGCCTGAAGGTGATGATGATTGAACAGAGTATTACTTGAGTAGAGTATTCGTTGCCTATTACCAGCACAAAAGTAATAATAATAAAGGACTTTTAGAAAGGTTTTTTTTTATTGGCATAAAATATTGAACTATCTTGGTTGATTAGCAAAATTTACAATGCAATAAAAGAAACGTAATTTATTGTTTATCCATTTTTTATATCAAAAACAATGCATTATAAGCTCTGACTATTTATCTAATCGTTTATTATTTATACTAACATTTAGCGTATAATCTCTACATTATTAGTTACCCCTTTTAGTTATTGTGTAAATTCGGGGTGTGGCGGGGGGGGTATAAAAAAAGCCGACAGAATATTTCTATCGGCTTTTAAGGGTGGTACCACCTGGGATCGAACCAGGGACACATGGATTTTCAGTCCATTGCTCTACCTACTGAGCTATGGTACCCCTTTTTTGTGAGGGCTGTTGTAGCAGCATTGTATTTTGAAGGTGGTACCACCTGGGATCGAACCAGGGACACATGGATTTTCAGTCCATTGCTCTACCTACTGAGCTATGGTACCCTCAATTTGCTGTAGATTCTATTGCTTTCAATAGAAGCACCTTTTGTTTAAGGCGGTGCAAATATACACAAAGATTTTTTTCTGCAAAACCAATTTCAAAAAATCTTGTTTTATTTTGATGCCCCGTATTTAAATACATTGTACTTTAGTACTTTTGCACTCCAATATTTTTTTCATGGAATTTTTCACTCACACCTTAGATAACGGGATACGGATTATTCACAAGCCGGAGGCAGGCGAAGTATCGTACAGTGGTATAATTATAAATGCTGGTTCGCGCGACGAAGAGGAGCATGAGCACGGTATGGCTCATTTTATTGAGCATGTTGTTTTTAAAGGCACCTTGAAACGTCGGGCTTTTCATGTACTCAGTAGACTCGAAGATGTAGGCGGCGAATTAAATGCCTACACCACCAAAGAAGAAACCTGTATATATGCTACTTTTTTAAAGGAAGATTACCAACGCTCCATGGAGCTTATTGCCGATATAACTTTCCACTCTACCTTTCCCGAAAAAGAGTTGGTTAAGGAAAAGGAAGTTATTATGGACGAAATAAATTCGTACAAAGATTCGCCGGCAGACCTTATTTTCGACGACTTTGAGGAGCTCCTTTATCCCAACCATCCTATCGGACGCAATATTTTAGGAACACCGGAAATGCTCAAAACCTTTACACGCAAAGATATCTATCGCTTTATTCAAAATAACTACCATACCGATCAAATGGTGTATTGCTCCGTAGGACAGCAGGATTTTAAGCGCGTAGTAAAATTGGCAGAAAAATATTTTGGTTCAATTCCTGAAAATAAACGGCAAGTTAAACGCAGCCCTATCGCCAAAAGTGAACCAAAGGTGGTGGTGATAGATAAGGAAACTTACCAAAGCCATATTATGCTGGGAGGCATAGCCTACGATTACAACCACCCTAAACGATTAGGGCTGCACCTGCTGAATAACTTGCTCGGTGGCCCGGGGATGAATAGCCGTCTGAACATGTCGCTGCGCGAAAAAAAAGGAATAGCATACAATATTGAATCGTCGTATTCGGCATTTTATGGTACGGGCGTTTTTTCCGTTTACCTGGGCACCGATCGTAAAAACGTAGATAAAAGTCTGAAAATAGTGTATGCCGAACTGAATAAGTTGCGCAATAATAGTTTGGGTAGCATGCAATTGCACAAAGCAAAAAAGCAACTTAAAGGCCAAATAGCCATATCCTCCGAAAATAAAGAGAGTTTGATGCTTAATATAGGCAAGAGCTTTTTATTGTATAACAAGGTGGATTCGCTACCGCATATCTACAATAAAATTGACGAATTGAGCGCTTCGGATTTGTTGCACATAGCCAACGAATGCATGAATCCCGATAATATGTCGCAATTAATTTATTTGTAAATACCATGTTCACACAAAATATCGACCTCGAAGCTTACATTCTTGAGCATATCGATAAAGAAGATGAGCTGCTCTACGACCTCAATCGTAAAACACATATCCACATTCTTCGTTCCCGGATGTTATCGGGCCACTGGCAAGGCCAGATTCTAAAAATGATATGCCGGATGATACAACCAGCAAATATTTTGGAAATCGGCACTTTTACGGGCTATTCGAGCCTCTGCATGGCGCAAAGCATGCCGCACGATGGATTTATTGATACTATTGACATTGACGACGAAATGCAAGCTTTTACACAATCATTTTTCGATAGGTCGGGATTAGCTCATAAAATAAAAATGCACCTGGGCGATGCCTTGAATATCATGCCTGCCTTGAAAAAAAAATATGACCTGATTTTTATTGATGGCGATAAAAGACAGTATCCGGATTATTACCACCAGGCAAGGGAATTGCTGAAGCCCGGTGGTTTTATGTTGGTGGATAATGTTTTGTGGGATGGAAAAGTAATTGAACCCGTAGAAACAGATGACGAATATACGCTGGGAATTCAGAAGTTTAATAAGCTGGTTAAAGAAGACAAAGGAGTGGAGAAAGTGATTTTTCCGATCAGGGACGGTATCTTTGTGATACGTAAAAAAACAGATTAAACATTATTTGGATATAAGGTGTTAACTCTACCAAACTTTACACTATGACTGGAATTTTTTATGGCTCATCCGTGGGCAATACGCGTTTTGTTGCAGAAAAACTGGCTTTATTGCTCCCCGGTTCGGAACTGAACCCTGTAGAAACAGCAACGCAAGAAGATATTGAGAAATACGATTTTTTAATACTGGGTACTTCAACTTGGGGAGTGGGCAATTTGCAAGACGATTTTGAAACCTTTGTTGATACCTTATTAACCAGTAACTTAAATGGAAAAACGATTGCCCTTTTTGGCCTTGGCGACCAGTTTACCTATCCGGATACATTTTGCAACGGCATGGGCCGGCTTTACGAACTGATCAAAGATAAAGGCTGTGATTTTGTCGGTAAATGGCCAAGCGACGATTATGATTTTTCGGATTCGTTAGCAGTAGTGGATGGCGAATTTGTTGGGCTGGCGCTGGATGAGGACAATGAACCCGACTTAACGGATTATAGGTTAGGCGAATGGACTAAGGGGTTTTGAGGTAACTTTTATCTTGTCCATATCCTCCTTATCAAACAAAGTAGGATAATCTGTTAAAAACGTATCCATTACCTGGCGGATTATGGTTTCGCGAATGAATTTAGACTTATTCGTGATATTATACTTTTTGCAGTACGAATCAATGGCCTCTTTTTCTTTTTCGTTTAATAAAACAGTAACCTGATGCGTTCGGCGTAAAAAAGAAGATGATATTGTTCTGTCACCGGACTTTTTATCTTTTTTATGTTTTTTCTTGGCCATTCATTTAATTGCTATGTATTTGTGGCAAAAATAGTAAAAAAAGGAGGGTGCTGAAATTTTCATATTGTAAAAACTCTATAGGCATCCAATAAAACTACGAAAATCCTATTTTTACCTTAACAATAAGGTATGTGGGTGGATTCAGCTTAACGGAAAAACGACTTAACAAGCTTTAACTTATTTTGATTTTACTTTATGGGAGTTTGGCTTAAATTTGCAGTGTAGATTTTTTTTCATAGATTTAGATTAACAAAGTTGATTTTAAGGGTTAAGGATAGATGTTTTGCATCTATCCTTTTTTTGTTTAATATATTCTCACTATATTTTGCATGTAAAACAGACTATATAAACCAAGACAACATGGAAAATGTATTTTTAAAATATATGCTACGCAGGGAGGGTAAAGCCGAAGTAAATCAGCCCCCCCTGGCCGATGGCCCCGTATTTACCATCTCACGTGAGTACGGCTGTCCGGGAAAAAGAATTGCAAAACATTTATCCGAAGTACTCAATAAAAAACTCAATCACGAAGGCAGAACCGAGAAATGGCGATGGTTGAGCAAAGAAATTATTGATGAATCGGCAAGAGAACTTAAACTTTCACCCACCTTAGTTAAGAATCTTTCGGAGTATAAAAATAGAAGTTTTTTAGATAATCTGGCTTTGTTCTTTTCAGATACTTACTATCCAAGCGATGCCAAAATAAACAATACTATTGCCAATTTTATTCATACTGCCGCTTCACAGGGAAATGTTATCATTGTGGGTAGAGCGGCTGAGGCTATCACTAAAAATTTTAAAAAGTCGTTTCACTTAAAGCTCATGGCACCGTTGAACTGGAGAGCCGAAAAAATCAGTACTGATCTCGGTATTTCTATGTCTGAGGCCAAACGAGAGTGTCAGGAAATGGATAAACGCAGGTTTATGTTCAGATCCTATTTCGAAAAAGGGGTGCCAGATGTTGAGTTTTACGATGCAAGCTTCAATTGCAAGGAAATGACCGACGATGAAATAGTTGAACTGATGGTCATCATTGCGGAAACCCGGGGTTTTATCTAATATAAAAATCCATCAGATTAATAGTCTGTGAATAATACCCCGTTCCAAACAGGTTCAGGTGATTCCAAACGTGATATAGCAGATAAATATTTTCGCGGTATTCGTAACCGCTCTTAAGCGGAAAAGTTGAGTTATAACCTTGGTAAAACTCGGGCGAGAACCCGCCAAAAAGCTTTGTCATGGCTATATCTGCCTCCCTGTGACCATAATAAACTGCCGGATCAATCAATACGCCTTTTCCGTTTTTGTTTATTAAATAATTCCCTGCCCACAGATCACCGTGTAATAAGGAAGGTTTTTCTTCACTATCCTGTAAAATGCGATGAAAAACTTTTTCGAGTGCTATAAATTTACTTTGTAATTCAGGGGTAAGACTGCCCTTGCGTTTGGATAGTTGGTATTGGTATTTGAGGCGCTTGTTAAAATAAAAATCGGCCCAACTATCCGACATGGTGTTAATTTGTGGGTTGCCACCGATAAAATTATCCTCGTAAAAACCATAACGTGCAGCCGTAAATTGATGCATACGAGCCAGGTCACATCCCAGATCAAACAGTGTTTCGCTGGTTTTAGGTCCTTGCTCAATGTAGTCCAGTAGCAAAAAATCATTATCCACGCCTACCACTTTTGGGGTAAGTATAGTGTTTGATAGCGCTATCTCCCTGAGACCGTTGGCCTCGTTTACAAACATGTTGCTGGTACCACCTTGTTTAAGAAAATATTTCATACCCGTAGAAGTGGTTATTATCCGGGAATCGGCAATGCAGCCACCACCATGTGGCTGATTGCCCACAATATCTTCATGAAGTAAAGTTGATACTTTGCTTAATACAAGCTCACTCATCTTCCAGTTTTTTTATAAGTCCATCACAAGCATCTTCCAATAAATCCAATACCAGTTCAAAACCTTCTGCACCGCCATAATACGGATCAGGAACTTCGTTGTATGTAAAACGGGAACTGTAATCTGTCATTTTGTGTAGTTTGCTCAATTGCTCATCATTGGTAGCCATTGCCCTTAAGTCACTCATGTTTTGATCATCCATACCAATGATATAATCAAAATTTGCAAAATCGTTGGGTGTTTTAAAAGGCCTGCTGATGCTGGTCAGCTTATAATTACGTTGAGCGGCATGTTGTTGCATGCGATGGTCTGCGGCACCGCCTTCGTGGTAATCCGTAATACCTGCAGAATCCACCATATAATGTTCTGATAAATCCAGCTCTTTTAGTTTTGCCGTCATTACCGCTTCGGCACTTGGGGAGCGGCAAATATTACCGAGGCATACAAATAGAATTTTTTTTTTGCTCATCATCAAAAAGTTTTTATGTGTTTTGCTGTGTCATAGGTAGAAATAAATGCAGTATTGTTTGTGCTATGGTTATGGCTTGATCTGTAAACTAAAAGAAACGCATGGGTGTAATTTATTAAAGCGAAAAAGGCCTCTACTTGGGGGAGTAAGGCCTTTTCATCTTTAACTAACACAACACACAAAATTCATTTGTTACAAACACAACACAAACAAATGAACTGCTTAAATTCTTACAGCAAGTTAATCATTAATCTATTAAATAGCAATAGCTAAATCTTAAGTAAACTGTAATTAGAACAGAACAATCAAAAGTTTGTTCAATAATCTAATCCTAATTCCCCGAATTCTTATCTCTACTTTTCGATAAGTTTTAGGTTTTTCATTTCGTTTAATAGGAGTTGTCTGTTTTCAGGAGTGATTTTACACAGGGGTTGTCTGTAAAATTCTTTTATAAATCCCATTTCTGCCAACGCTGTTTTAACAGGTATGGGATTTGATTCCACAAAACACAATTCCATTAACTTTTTGTATTTGTAAAAACTTTTCCGGGTAGCAATGGCATCGCCTTGTAATGACACCTTCATTAGCTGCTGAAATTCGGCAGGGATTATATTGGCAACAACAGAAATACATCCATGGGCACCTAATAGGTTAGCGGAGGAGGCCAGGAAATCATCACCACTATAAACCAAAAACGTTTTAGGGGCAGAGGCAATGATTTGTGTAAAATACGATAAATCTCCGGAGGCTTCTTTTGTTGCCACTATGTTGTCAAAATCCTTTGCTAAACGAATAACGGTTTCGGGTAAAATGGAAGTACCCGTGCGAGAGGGAACATTGTATAATATAATAGGGATGTCCACCGATTGAGCCACCGTACTAAAATGATTGTATATGCCGGTTTCCGTAGGTTTATTGTAGTAGGGCACCACCACCAGTGCAGCATCGGCACCTAAATTCTTAGCCTTCTGTGTTTTTCTTATGGCTGTTTGCGTACAATTGCTTCCGCTTCCGGCAATAACAGGGATTCTGCCCTTGATCTTTTCCACAGCACGGGCAATAACTGCTTCATCCTCCTCATCGGTTAAAGTAGGTGTTTCGCCGGTGGTGCCACAAACCACAATGCCATCGGTCTTGCTATCTATATGCCAGTCAATTAGTTTATCAAATGAATCCCAGTCTATTTCTCCTGACTCTAAAAAAGGAGTTACAATAGCAACTATTGCACCTTTCAATGTAAATGCCATATTATTTAGATGAATAAAGTACGTAATTTTTAAAGCGTAAAAGTAAAGTTTAAAACTATAAAAATAACGGTAGAAAAATAAATTGTGTAATTTAAATTGCAAATAAAACTAATTTATAACACTTTGTTATATTTTTAACGTTTTTAATTTTGTTTAATTAGCAATTCTATGATTACTATACCGCAAGCTGTTGAATCAGTAGTTAAAGCACAGCCTTTTATATCGGAAGCATTGTTTGAAGGCTTAATTAATGTATCGTCCCTGGCTCGTAAAATTAAGCCCGATATAGACAGGATTTTGTTGAAGGATGCCAAGCACGGTGCTATTGTTATGGCTTTAAACAGGCTTAGTCCACAGGTGGATATAAGCTTGCAACGTGGTATCAATAAAATGATAAACATGCTGGGCGATATAATTGTACGTTCAGATTTGGTAGACTATACTTTTAAAAACTCGGATACTTTAATAAAATGTCACAGTCGTGTTTTTGAATCGCTGAGCCATCACCGGGATACATTTTATACTATGGTGCGCGGTATGAATGAATCTAATATAGTTATCAGTGGTATTTATGCCAACTTAGTAGATGAAAATTTTAATGAAGAAGAATTGCAGGTAAAAACAGAAAATCTGTCGGCCATAACTTTAAAACTGCACGAAAGTAATACACAGGTACCTGGTTTTTATTATTATATTTTAAAAGCTGTTGCATGGGAGGGGATCAATATTGTTGAAGTAATATCTACTACTAACGAATTTACGGTTTTGGTTAACGACGAGGATGTAGACAGGGCCTTTTCTGTACTCAAAAATTTAAAAAAGAAGAAATAAAAAAGGGTATAAGGCCTTTTACGAGAATAATCGTATTTTTATATCGTTAAAATACTTATGAATGGTACATGCTTTAATTGGTCATTTATTTTTAGATGTTTATCAGAAAATGTGAATATTTTGTAACTAAAACGGACGTAATCCGTTTCTAACGATATAAAATAAAAGATTATACAACTAACATTAATTTATATAGTAATACGCTGGATATGAAAAAAATCGTTTTAATTATGGCTGTGGCCGGGTTGTTTATTGCGTTAGGAATGAGTTCTTGCAAAAGTACTGAGGACTGCCCTGCTTATAGCAAAGTAATTGTTGAAAAGGACACAGAAAATGCATAGACCAAGTTTTATGGTGGAAAAGGACAATTTTTTAAATTGTCCTTTTTTTTTGTTCCTACTCAACGTTTTCTTCTTATAATCCTTTTTATGGCGGCATTTCACATTTTTTAATACAGTATTTGATAAAAACGTGAGCTGTTTACTTGACCCTTTCTTAATGATTTTATACTTTTGTACCTCATTTTGAATACGATTGTAAATTACATTTTTAAATAAAAACTATAAAATGTCAAAAATTAAAATTGGTATTAACGGATTTGGCCGTATCGGTCGTTTCGTATTTCGTCAGGCTGTTGCCAAAGGAACTTTAGAAGTGGTAGCTATCAACGACCTTATCGACGTTGACTA comes from Saccharicrinis carchari and encodes:
- a CDS encoding aspartate kinase, whose protein sequence is MITIPQAVESVVKAQPFISEALFEGLINVSSLARKIKPDIDRILLKDAKHGAIVMALNRLSPQVDISLQRGINKMINMLGDIIVRSDLVDYTFKNSDTLIKCHSRVFESLSHHRDTFYTMVRGMNESNIVISGIYANLVDENFNEEELQVKTENLSAITLKLHESNTQVPGFYYYILKAVAWEGINIVEVISTTNEFTVLVNDEDVDRAFSVLKNLKKKK
- the dapA gene encoding 4-hydroxy-tetrahydrodipicolinate synthase, whose amino-acid sequence is MAFTLKGAIVAIVTPFLESGEIDWDSFDKLIDWHIDSKTDGIVVCGTTGETPTLTDEEDEAVIARAVEKIKGRIPVIAGSGSNCTQTAIRKTQKAKNLGADAALVVVPYYNKPTETGIYNHFSTVAQSVDIPIILYNVPSRTGTSILPETVIRLAKDFDNIVATKEASGDLSYFTQIIASAPKTFLVYSGDDFLASSANLLGAHGCISVVANIIPAEFQQLMKVSLQGDAIATRKSFYKYKKLMELCFVESNPIPVKTALAEMGFIKEFYRQPLCKITPENRQLLLNEMKNLKLIEK